Genomic DNA from bacterium:
TTATAACCTTGGCTCACCATCTGATTGGCATGAATCCATAATTAGGCTCTCAGTTGGCGATGAAATAGATAGAGATGGTTTTCTTTTAGAGATGACAAGGCTTCAATATAGAAGGAATCCTACATCGCCAGAAAGGGGGGAATTCAGGGTAAAAGGTGAGACAATTGAATAAAATTTATTGCAATAATAAGATTTAATTGATAAAATAACTATTATGGATTTTAAAGAGCAATTAAAACAGCTTGCGGATAGAATTGAGAAATTAAAAGATTCTACATTGACGGAAGAGGCAACAAAAAATGCTTTTGTTTTACCTTTTCTTCAAGCCATAGGATACGATGTATTTAATCCAATTGAAGTAGTACCTGAGTTTGTTGCAGATATTGGAAGGAAAAAAGGGGAAAAGGTGGATTATGCAATTTTAAAGGATAGTCAGCCAATAATTTTAATTGAATGTAAACATTGGAAAGAGGATTTAGATTTACACAATACCCAACTGCTGAGATATTTCAACGCTACAAAAGCAAAATTTGCCGTATTGACAAATGGAATAATCTATCGTTTTTATACAGATTTAGATGAGCCAAATAAAATGGATGAGAGGCCATTTTTAGATATAAATATCCTTGAACCCAAAGACACACAGATTGAAGAACTAAAGAAGTTTCATAAATCATATTTTGATATTGATAATATTATTGACACAGCAAGCTTTCTAAAATATTCAAATGAAATTATAACTATTTTAAATTCAGAGTTTAAACAGCCATCAGAATCTTTCATTAAATACTTTATTACTCAAGTTTATAGCGGTCATATAACCAAAAAGATAATTGGATACTTTACAGAGATTATGAAAAGCTCGTGTCACCAATTTCTAAGTGATGTAATTACTGAACGATTAAAAACAGTTTTAACTAGAGAGAAGGAAGGGGATAGACAGGGGGCTGAAGCTGAAAAACAGATTGGTGGGCAGGCTAAAGAAGATTTGATTGAAACTACGATGGAAGAAATTGAAAGTTATTATATAGTTAAGTCTATATTAAGGCAAGCTATAGATAGCAATAGAATTTATTATAGGGATTTTAAAACTTGTTTCAGCATATTGGTTGATAATTCTATAAGGAAGCCTGTTTGTAGGTTTTATTTACTTAAGGATAGTAAACAAATCGCACTTTTAGACGAGAACAAGAATGAAATTAAGCATGAGATAGCATCCCTTGATGATATTTATAAATATTCACAACAGCTGATAAATATAGCAAAGGCTTATAGTTAAGGTTTTTAGACAGCAGAACAGAAAAGAAAAAATTTACAACATAAGTTTTGCAACATCCCATTAACAAAATGAAAACTTATAGATTTGAAACAGAGATTTTGCCAGATGGAATGATTTTCTTGCCCAAAGAGTTTGATGGCCTAAAATCCCATAGGGTAGAGATAATTATTGTAGAAAGAAATATCCCAAAAGAAGACAAGGGGCTCTTTTGGGATTCCTTCGGAGGTTGGAAGGATAAAAGAAGTGCAGAGGAGATAATCAAAGAGATATACGAAACTAGAAGATCTTCAACCAAAGAAATAAACCTATGAAATATCTTTGGGATACTGATACCTGCATTTATTGGTTTAAGGGAATAGAAAAGATAAAGGAAGGGATTAAAAGGGTAGGAGAGAATAATATAGCTATCTCAATAATTACCCTTGGAGAGCTAAATTATGGGGTTTATTTTTCAGAATATATTGAGCAGAACCTTGAAAGACTGGCTAATTTTTTAACGAAGGTAGAAATCACCT
This window encodes:
- a CDS encoding type I restriction endonuclease translates to MDFKEQLKQLADRIEKLKDSTLTEEATKNAFVLPFLQAIGYDVFNPIEVVPEFVADIGRKKGEKVDYAILKDSQPIILIECKHWKEDLDLHNTQLLRYFNATKAKFAVLTNGIIYRFYTDLDEPNKMDERPFLDINILEPKDTQIEELKKFHKSYFDIDNIIDTASFLKYSNEIITILNSEFKQPSESFIKYFITQVYSGHITKKIIGYFTEIMKSSCHQFLSDVITERLKTVLTREKEGDRQGAEAEKQIGGQAKEDLIETTMEEIESYYIVKSILRQAIDSNRIYYRDFKTCFSILVDNSIRKPVCRFYLLKDSKQIALLDENKNEIKHEIASLDDIYKYSQQLINIAKAYS
- a CDS encoding PIN domain-containing protein, encoding MKYLWDTDTCIYWFKGIEKIKEGIKRVGENNIAISIITLGELNYGVYFSEYIEQNLERLANFLTKVEITYLDEEIVEEYGKRKAKLRKEGRLIEDFDLLNASVALNKNWTLVTNNLAHYERIEGLKIENWLKERNL